Proteins encoded by one window of Chondromyces crocatus:
- the leuS gene encoding leucine--tRNA ligase, with amino-acid sequence MSAEQPSAPGEPSAAPHTATDESNEPREVARYDHLEVERRWQQYWDEHETFRAVRESGSTRPKRYVLDMFPYPSGDGLHVGHPEGYTATDILARYWRMKGMDVLHPMGWDAFGLPAEQYAIKTGTHPAETTAKNIGTFKRQLKMLGFSFDWSREVATTDPRYVRWTQWIFVQLFKKGLAYQDEVTVNWCPELGTVLANEEVIDGKSEVGGHPVERVPLRQWMLRITAYADRLASDLEHVDWPSGTLAMQRAWIGRSEGATISFTVDGYSGGALEVFTTRPDTLMGVTYVVLAPEHPIADWLIKTPGIASDERREAAQKYVAATINRSDRDRLASAAKEKTGVDTGLLATHPITGAKVPVWIADYVLGGYGTGAVMAVPGHDERDFAFAKVHGLPVVEVVSPDGELHGALEAAFTSDGTAVQSGEFDGLTTEACKRAVIDKLKSLGRGDGQVSYKLRDWVFSRQRYWGEPIPIYFPVELESPDGDPRKGAPHRVRFDQPIAVDEAELPLTLPELSDFRPGNDPAGPLARAVDWRFFQKDGRWYARETNTMPQWAGSCWYYLRFIDPLNDAEIFSQKAYDAWMPVDLYIGGAEHAVLHLLYARFWHKVLYDMGRVKHPEPFTKLVHQGMILGEDGEKMSKSRGNVVNPDDIVRAWGADTLRLYEMFMGPLEAVKPWQSGQIQGVVRFRDRVHAICTKPLSDALPDETARLLHRTVKKVTHDLDAMSFNTVISTLMIFTNHLAPQASPPREAVEKLILLVSPFAPHIGEELWRLSGHEASLAYEPWPTWDEALCVDDVIEVPVQVNGKVRGRISLNKDATEAQAREAALENVASAVAGKQIKKFIYVPGKIANIVVG; translated from the coding sequence ATGTCCGCCGAGCAACCGAGCGCCCCCGGGGAGCCCAGCGCCGCCCCACACACCGCCACCGACGAGAGCAACGAGCCGCGCGAGGTGGCACGCTACGACCACCTCGAGGTCGAGCGCCGCTGGCAGCAGTACTGGGACGAGCACGAGACGTTCCGCGCCGTCCGGGAGTCCGGCTCGACGCGGCCCAAGCGCTACGTGCTCGACATGTTCCCGTACCCGTCGGGCGACGGTCTGCACGTCGGCCACCCCGAGGGGTACACGGCGACGGACATCCTGGCACGGTACTGGCGCATGAAGGGCATGGACGTGCTCCATCCGATGGGGTGGGACGCCTTCGGCCTGCCCGCAGAGCAGTACGCGATCAAGACCGGTACCCACCCGGCCGAGACCACGGCGAAGAACATCGGCACCTTCAAGCGCCAGCTCAAGATGCTGGGCTTCAGTTTCGACTGGTCGCGCGAGGTGGCGACCACCGATCCGCGTTACGTGCGGTGGACGCAGTGGATCTTCGTGCAGCTCTTCAAGAAGGGGCTCGCTTACCAGGACGAGGTGACGGTGAACTGGTGTCCCGAGCTGGGCACCGTGCTCGCCAACGAGGAGGTCATCGACGGCAAGAGCGAGGTCGGCGGGCATCCCGTCGAGCGCGTGCCGCTCCGGCAGTGGATGCTCCGGATCACGGCGTACGCCGATCGGCTCGCCTCGGATCTCGAGCACGTCGACTGGCCTTCGGGGACGCTGGCCATGCAGCGGGCGTGGATCGGGCGCTCCGAGGGGGCGACCATCTCGTTCACGGTGGACGGGTACTCGGGCGGGGCACTCGAGGTGTTCACGACGCGCCCCGACACGCTGATGGGCGTCACCTACGTGGTGCTCGCGCCCGAGCACCCCATCGCCGACTGGCTGATCAAGACGCCCGGGATCGCTTCCGACGAGCGGCGCGAGGCGGCGCAGAAGTACGTGGCCGCGACCATCAACCGCAGCGACCGGGATCGCCTGGCGTCCGCGGCCAAGGAGAAGACGGGCGTCGACACCGGGCTCCTGGCCACGCACCCCATCACCGGCGCGAAGGTGCCGGTGTGGATCGCCGACTACGTGCTCGGCGGGTACGGGACGGGCGCGGTGATGGCGGTGCCCGGGCACGACGAGCGCGACTTCGCGTTCGCGAAGGTGCACGGGCTGCCGGTCGTGGAGGTGGTCAGCCCCGATGGCGAGCTGCACGGCGCGCTGGAGGCGGCGTTCACGAGCGACGGGACCGCGGTGCAGAGCGGGGAGTTCGACGGCCTCACCACCGAGGCATGCAAGCGCGCGGTCATCGACAAGCTCAAGTCGCTCGGGCGAGGCGACGGGCAGGTGAGCTACAAGCTGCGCGACTGGGTGTTCTCGCGGCAGCGGTACTGGGGTGAGCCGATCCCCATCTACTTCCCGGTCGAGCTGGAGAGCCCCGACGGCGATCCGCGCAAGGGTGCGCCGCACCGGGTGCGCTTCGATCAGCCCATCGCCGTCGACGAGGCGGAGCTGCCGCTCACCTTGCCGGAGCTGTCGGACTTCCGGCCCGGCAACGATCCCGCGGGGCCGCTCGCGCGCGCCGTGGACTGGCGCTTCTTCCAGAAGGACGGGCGCTGGTATGCGCGCGAGACGAACACGATGCCGCAGTGGGCGGGGTCGTGCTGGTACTACCTGCGCTTCATCGATCCGCTGAACGACGCGGAGATCTTCTCGCAGAAGGCCTATGACGCCTGGATGCCCGTCGACCTGTACATCGGCGGCGCCGAGCACGCGGTCTTGCACCTGCTCTACGCACGCTTCTGGCACAAGGTGCTCTACGACATGGGCCGGGTGAAGCACCCGGAGCCGTTCACGAAGCTCGTCCACCAGGGGATGATCCTCGGCGAGGACGGCGAGAAGATGTCGAAGAGCCGCGGCAACGTGGTGAACCCGGACGACATCGTACGCGCATGGGGCGCGGACACGCTCCGGCTCTACGAGATGTTCATGGGGCCGCTCGAGGCGGTGAAACCCTGGCAGTCGGGCCAGATCCAGGGCGTGGTGCGCTTCCGCGACCGGGTACACGCCATCTGCACGAAGCCGCTGTCCGACGCGCTCCCCGACGAGACGGCGCGGCTCCTGCACCGCACGGTCAAGAAGGTCACCCACGACCTCGACGCGATGAGCTTCAACACGGTCATCTCGACGCTGATGATCTTCACCAACCACCTCGCCCCGCAGGCGTCGCCGCCCCGGGAAGCGGTGGAGAAGCTCATCCTCCTGGTGTCGCCGTTCGCGCCCCACATCGGCGAGGAGCTCTGGCGCCTGTCCGGCCACGAGGCCTCGCTCGCCTATGAACCCTGGCCCACCTGGGACGAGGCGCTCTGCGTCGACGATGTGATCGAGGTGCCCGTGCAGGTGAACGGCAAGGTGCGCGGTCGCATCTCCCTCAACAAGGACGCGACCGAGGCGCAAGCCCGCGAGGCCGCGCTGGAGAACGTTGCCAGCGCGGTGGCGGGCAAGCAGATCAAGAAGTTCATCTACGTCCCCGGCAAGATCGCCAACATCGTCGTCGGCTGA